GGACCTCCGTTTCCACCTCCGGCTTCACCGGAGCGGGGGCAAAGGGATTCATGGTCTCGTCTCCTCCTTGGGAACCCGTCATCCTTGCCTACGCAACCGTCCCTCTTCCTCCCCCCTTCAAGGGTCCCCCAAGGCAGAAAGACAATCCCAGCCGTATGGGACACCCCCGAAAGGGTACCTTCTCGGCGAGCCCGATCCTTCACGGATGCCGCCCCCGGGATCTCGGGAACCGAGGCGAAAAGGCACTGCGTCCCGTATTCCCCAAGGGTACAGGAAATAGTATAGCCCTCCGATCCGGCAGAGCACGAAGGGAGCGTCCCTGCTTCTACCCTTCCTCCCCGAAGAGGACCTTCTCCATGACGGCAAGGATGCCCCGCCGGTGGAGAGGGGCTTTCTCCTTCGGTTTCCTAAAGGTAGCGCACGAAGGTCCTCTTGAGGTACCGGGTCTCCAGAAGGGCCGCCAGGCTTCGCACCAGCCCCCGGCGCATTTCGATCTCCACGGGCAGGGAGGGGTCCTGGTGGGCCTCGTTGATCCGGGTCCCCACCACGAACTCGATGACGTCGCTGTCCAGGAGCAGGTCCACCAGACGGCGGGCCCCGTCCCGGGGCTCGTCCAAGACCCCTTCGGTCTCCAGAAGCCGCCGGGCCTTGGTGAGGGTGAGGATCCCCTCCGTCACCAGGTCCACCCCCTCCATGCGGGACAGGGGGGGGAGGTTCCGGGTGGAGGTGCGCAGGTCCGTCTCCAGGGGACGCCCCAGCTCCCGGGAGACGATCTCCGCGGTGGTGCCCCCGCACACCACCGTGCGCCCCTCGAAGCCCGTCAGGAGGTGAGCGAACTCCCCGTCCCGGGAGGGGTCGAAGGGAGGTCCCGTGAGCACCCGACACCTCCGGGGGGTCCGGAAGTAGAGCACCGCGCAGGTCATGTCGTCCCCCGGGCGGTGCTGGGGCTCCTTCCAGAGGGCATCCCGCAGGACGGCCCGGCTCAGGCGATGGGCGGAGACCTGGGGATCCCGGCGGACCCGGTCCAGCACGAAGGCCTTCATCCGTTCCTCCCCCCAGCCCAGGGGGAACGCCGGGCTCCCCATGCCCGCCTGGGTGATGCCGTCGGACAGGAGCACCAGACGGTCCCCGGGGCGCGTGGCCACCTCGCTCTGCCGGAGGGTGCGGGCCTTCCAGCGGGAGGAGGAGAAGGAACGCTTCCCCACCGGGACCGCCTCCCCGTCCCGGACGAGGAGCACCCCCGGGTTGTCCATCTCCATGATGCGGGTCCACCCGTGGAGCACCGCCTCCACCACCGTGAAGGTGGCGTAGCTGATCCCCCTCTGGCGGCACACGGGCAGGGCGTCCATCATCACGTCCGCGGACCGGAGGAACTCCATCTTCCCCTCCACGAACTTGAGGGCCATGGAGGCGGTCATGGAAGAGAGCACGTTGGCCTTCACCCCGCTGCCCAGTCCGTCGGAGAGCACCACGATGATCCGCCCCTCCCCCTCCACCCGGCGGGTGAGGAAGCTGTCCCCGCAGATGCGCTGCCCCTCCTTGCAGCACTGGGCCACGTCCACCTCCAGAAACAGGGAGTCATCCTTCACGGCCGGTCCGCTCCCCCTTCCCGGGTCCGGGGGTCCGCGTAGCCCTCGGCGATGGACCGAAGGAGCATCTCCGTCTCCGCCATGTGCTCCCCCAGGCGGCAGGCGATCTCCTGCACCGTGGAGAGGTTCCGGCGGATGACCTCCTCCGCCCGTTGGGCGATCTGCTCCCGCTTGATCTCCCGGTGGGTCACGTCCATCACCACCCCCCCCACGGTCTGCCCCGGATCGATGGGGAAGAGGGTGAGGTCGAAGAGCTGGTCCTTGTGGCGCAGCAGGTCCAGGTGCAGGTCCTCCCCCGTCTCCAAGGTGGCCCGAAAGAGGTCCGGGAAGGGGACGATCCGGTCCAGACGGGCCCCTTTGAGCCCCTCGCAGGCCCGGTAGGCCAGCAGGGCGTCCTCCCCGAAGAGGACGGCGAAGTGCTCGTTGCACTCCACGATGTTCAGGTCCCGGTCCACGATCACCACCCCCGAGGGCATGCACCGCAGCAGGGCGTTGGCCTTCCTCTGGGCCTGGTTGCGCATGTGGGATACGCACATGCTGGGCTCCGCCCTCCCCAGGACCAGGGCCCGGGCGAAGGCCCGGCAGGTGTCGTAGCCGCAGCCCCCGCAGTTCAGCTCGTCCTCCCGGCTCACCTTGCCCACCTGCCGGAGGGCGAGGCGGATCGCGTCCTCCCCCGGCTCCTCCACGTCCTCGGGACAGGACACGTAGGCCTGATGGAGTTCCAGTGTGGGGAGGCGGCGGATGGGCGCCTCGGGCACCTGGGCGTGCCCCTCCACCTGAGCCCGGCGCCAGAGCACCGGCGTGGTGGCCCGAGACCCCGGGCCGTTGACGCACCCCCCGGGACAGGCGAGACACTCCAGGAAACAGGGAACGTCCAGGGAGCCCGGGTCCAGCCCCTGCAGGGAGATGCGCAGGGCCTCCAGCCCCGAGACGGTGGCGAACCGAACCCGCTCCAGCCCCCCCTGGGCCCGGAGGGTCTCC
The sequence above is drawn from the Aminomonas paucivorans DSM 12260 genome and encodes:
- a CDS encoding SpoIIE family protein phosphatase, whose protein sequence is MKDDSLFLEVDVAQCCKEGQRICGDSFLTRRVEGEGRIIVVLSDGLGSGVKANVLSSMTASMALKFVEGKMEFLRSADVMMDALPVCRQRGISYATFTVVEAVLHGWTRIMEMDNPGVLLVRDGEAVPVGKRSFSSSRWKARTLRQSEVATRPGDRLVLLSDGITQAGMGSPAFPLGWGEERMKAFVLDRVRRDPQVSAHRLSRAVLRDALWKEPQHRPGDDMTCAVLYFRTPRRCRVLTGPPFDPSRDGEFAHLLTGFEGRTVVCGGTTAEIVSRELGRPLETDLRTSTRNLPPLSRMEGVDLVTEGILTLTKARRLLETEGVLDEPRDGARRLVDLLLDSDVIEFVVGTRINEAHQDPSLPVEIEMRRGLVRSLAALLETRYLKRTFVRYL
- a CDS encoding [Fe-Fe] hydrogenase large subunit C-terminal domain-containing protein, with product MDRVFPVYTQTNNCHDCFKCLRQCPVKAIRLEEGHARVLPELCVSCGLCVEVCPAKAKCIRDDRSRVEELLASGRTVVVSLAPSWVGEFPDLPAGSLVAALEALGFAGVGETALGAQEVSASTARLLQDVPPGLYLSTACPASVEYVEKYLPDLVGSLTPLPSPLRAHAGLLREALGAETAVVFVGPCVAKKREADRWPREVEASLTFDDLYRWLEERGLDPWSLPPTGRFLLREAEEGALYPVEGGMTETLRAQGGLERVRFATVSGLEALRISLQGLDPGSLDVPCFLECLACPGGCVNGPGSRATTPVLWRRAQVEGHAQVPEAPIRRLPTLELHQAYVSCPEDVEEPGEDAIRLALRQVGKVSREDELNCGGCGYDTCRAFARALVLGRAEPSMCVSHMRNQAQRKANALLRCMPSGVVIVDRDLNIVECNEHFAVLFGEDALLAYRACEGLKGARLDRIVPFPDLFRATLETGEDLHLDLLRHKDQLFDLTLFPIDPGQTVGGVVMDVTHREIKREQIAQRAEEVIRRNLSTVQEIACRLGEHMAETEMLLRSIAEGYADPRTREGGADRP